The nucleotide window GTGCCACGAGGCCGTGCCCTTCTTGCTGCCGGTGCGTCCGCCGATACGTCCGCCGACCGGTCCACCGATGCATGGAACAACCAAGTATCGGATACGGAGGGAAGGATTCCGGACAGCGGGGCCCTCGGTGCCGCCGCGCGTCCGGGCAGGGGAGCCCCCGGCGACGGCGCGGGCGGCCGTCGAGTCGTACCAGCTCAGGGGCGTACGAGGAGCTGGAACTCGAAGGAGTGGCGCGAGGCGCGGTAGGTGTGGGAGCCGAACTCGACGGCGCGGCCCGTGTCGTCGAAGGTGGTGCGCTGCATGGTGAGCAGCGGGGCGCCCGCCGGCTCGTCGAGGCGCTCGGCCTCCGGGACGGTGGCGGCGCGCGCGCCGACGGACTGGCGGGCGCTGTGGAGTGTGATGCCCGCGACACGCATCAGCCGGTACAGGCCGGTGGCCTCCAGCTGCGCGCTGTCCAGCTCCAGCAGGCCGAGGGGCAGATGGTTGCAGAGGTACGCCATCGGCTCGCCGTGGGCCAGGCGCAGCCGCTCCACCCGGTGCACCTCGCTGCCCTCCGCCACCGAGAGCGAGGCCGCCACCTCCGCCGAGGCGGGGACGACGGTGTTGACGAGGACGCGGGTCGTCGGACGCTGGCCGGCCGCCTCCAGGTCGTCGTAGAGGCTGCTCAGTTCCAGGGGGCGCTTGACCTGGCTGTGCAGGACCTGGGTGCCGACGCCCCGGCGGCGTACGAGGAGGCCCTTGTCGACCAGTGACTGGATGGCCTGGCGGACCGTGGGACGGGACAGGCCCAGGCGTGCGGCCAGCTCGATCTCGTTGCCCAGGAGGTTGCCCGGGGTCAGGGCGCCCCGCTCGATCGCCGCTTCGAGCTGCTGGGCCAGCTGGAAGTAGAGCGGCACCGGGCTGTTCCGGTCGACGCTGAGCTGGAGCGGCGCGGTCGGGTCCACATCTGGTTTGGGCACGGGGCCGAGCGTAACTCCGGTGCATGATGACGGGAAGTTGTGAGGTTCGGTTGTCCGGACAAAGAGTTGACAGGGTGTAGGATCCGCCCTCAACTTTGTCCCATGCGCATCGGACTCATCGGGACGGGTCGTATCGGTACATTTCACGCGACCGCCCTCAGCCGCCACCGCGAGGTGGGCGGCTCCCTCATCGTCACGGACGCGGACCCCGCGCGAGCCCGCCGGCTCGCGGACCGCTTAGGTGCCACCGCGGCACCCGGCGTGGACGAGATCTTCACCTGGGGGGTGGACGCCGTGGTCATCACCGCGGCCACCTCGGCACACGGCGAACTGATCGGCCGGGCGGCACGGGCCGGCCTGCCCGTGTTCTGCGAGAAGCCCATCGCCCTCGACCTGGCGGGCACCCTCACGGCCATCGCGGAGGTGGAAGCCGCCGGAACGATCCTGCAGATGGGCTTCCAGCGGCGCTTCGACTCCGGTTACACGGCCGCGCGCGAGGCGGTGCGCTCCGGCCGGCTCGGCCGGCTGCACACCGTGCGGGCGATGACGTCCGACCAGTCTCCGCCGCCGGCCGAGCACCTGCCGCTCTCCGGCGGCCTGTACCGGGACACGCTGGTGCACGACTTCGACATGCTGCGGTGGGTGACCGGGCGCGAGGTCACCGAGGTCTGCGCGATGGGGTCGGACGCCGGGCCCGCGATGTTCCGCGAGGCCGGCGACATCGACACGGCGGCGGCCGTCCTCACTCTGGACGACGGCGTGCTCGCGACGGCCACGGCGACCCGGATGAACGGCGCCGGGTACGACGTCCGCATGGAGCTGGCCGGGGAGCTGGACCAGATCGGGGCCGGGCTCGACGACCGGACGCCGATCACCTCCACGGAACCGGCGGGGCCGCCCGCCGCGACCAAGCCGTGGACGGGGTTCCTCGAACGGTTCGGCCCGGCGTACGAGGCCGAGCTGCACGCGTTCGTGGAGGTGGTGCGCGGGGAGCGGGCCAATCCGTGCGACGGGCGCGAGGCGCTGCACGCGCTGCGGATCGCCGAAGCCTGCGAGGTGTCCCGGCGGGGGCGGCGGTCGGTTCCGCTCGCGGAGATCCCGGGCGGGCGCGACTGACCCCTCCGGGGGACGGGGTGCGTGCGTGGTCGGCTGCGGCGCCGTCGCGGCCGGTCGCGCAGTTCCCCGCGCCCCTGAAAGGCGGGGCCGCGCCCCGGCCTTTCAGCGGTCGTCCTGCTCCAGGAGGCCCGCGTCGTAGGTCAGCAGGGCGATCTGCACGCGGTTGTTGAGGGCGAGCTTGGCCAGGATCCGGGAGACGTGGGTCTTGACGGTGGCCACGCTCATGAACAGTCCGGCCGCGATCTCGGCGTTCGAGCGGCCCCGGCCGACGGCCACGGCGACCTCGCGTTCGCGGTCGTTGAGCGCGGCGACCCGCGTACGGGCACTCGTACGCCGGTTGCCGGGCCCGCTCCCGGCGGCGTGTGCCATCAGCTGCCGGGTCACCGTGGGCGAGAACACGGGATCACCGGCCGCGACCCGTCGCACGGCGTCCAGGATCTCCGCGGGCGGGGTGTCCTTGAGGACGAATCCGGCGGCGCCCGCGCGCAGGGCCCGCAGCACCTGCTCGTCGGCGTGGAACGTGGTCAGGACGATGACCTCGGGCGCGTCCTCGCGGGCCCTCAGCCTTTCCGTGGCGGTCAGGCCGTCCACCGTCGGCATCCTGATGTCCATGAGCACGACGTCGGGGCGGGTACGGTCCACGGCGGCCTCGACCTCACTGCCGTCGGCGGCCTCGCCCACGATCTCGAGGTCGTCGGCGCCGCCCAGCATGAGGGAGAGGCCGGCCCTGACCAGCGGGTCGTCGTCGACGAGGAGCAGCCGGATCGGAGTCATGCGCACACGGTAGTTGAGGCGCACCGAGGGCACGGCTCCCCTTTCAGTTCCAGGGCAGCCAGGCGTGCACGAGGAAGCCGCCGCCCGCCTCGACCCCGTGGTCCAGATGCCCGCCGGTCAGCGTGGCCCGCTCGGCGCAGCCGATCAGACCCTGGCCGGAGCCCGGGACAGGGGGGACGTCACCGGGTGGCGGCGGGTTGCGTACGCGGAGGGTGAGACCGGTGCCCGGGGCGCCGGACACGGTGACCGTGACCTCCGCGCCGGGGGCGTGCTTGCGGGCGTTGGTCAGGCACTCCTGGATGATGCGGTAGGTGGTGCGGCCCACCGAGGCCGGGACGGCGGCCGCGTCGACCACCTGATTGTCGAGTGTGACCTTCATGCCGGCCTCCCGGCTCTCGGCGACCAGCCCCTCCAGCGCGGCGAGCGTCGGCTGCGGGCGTCCGGCCTCGTCGTCGTCGCCCGCGGCCCGCAGCACCCCGATGATCTCCCGCAGGTCCTGCAGGGCCTCGTGCGCGCTCTCCCGGATCACCCCGGCCGCCCGCGCCACCTCCGCCCTGGGGGCGTCCGGCCGGATCTCCAACGCGCCGGCGTGCACGCTGAGCAGGGTCAGCCGGTGGGCGAGCACGTCGTGCATCTCGCGTGCGATCGCCTCCCTGGCCAGCCGCTGCGCCTGCTCGGCCCGCAGCGCCGCCTCGGTCTCCGCCCGCCGCGCGCGGTCGCGCAGGCTCAGCATGAGCTGCCGCTTGGACCGCGCGAGCATCCCCCAGCTGACCACGGCGAGCGCCAGCAGTACGCCGAGGCCCACGACCACGGCGTACGGCAGGTCGGTGTCGGGGCGCCACCAGAAGAAGAAAGGGAGCAGCGCGAGCTGCGCGCCGCCCGCCCAGGCGACGTACCTGAAGGGCCGGTGCACGGCGAGCGTGAACAGGGCGACGAGCCCCGCGCCACCCGCGGTGTTGGAGAGGAAGCAGACCGGGACCATCGCCACCGCGAGGCCGACCGGCCAGCGCCGTCTGAGCCAGACGGCCGCGCAGGCGAACGCGCCGAGCCACTGGTCGAGGACCTCCACGGCGTGCGGGATGTTCGGGTCGCCGTTCGTCTGGTCCGCGCCGAGGAGGCCCACCGCGACGGCGAGCAGGAAGCAGGCGAGGTCGACGGCCCAGTCCCGCGCGGTGCGCCGGGGGCGGCCCTTGCGGTCGGTGTGGTCCGGATCGAGGGCCGAGGTGACGGCCGACGGCAGGAACCACCGGCGGACCGGGAGGTTCGGGGACTGCTGCTGCGGCGGCTCGGTACGGCTCACGATCGGCAAATCTACGCAGCACCGGCCGCGCGCACCGCCCCGCGGACGCGGTCCGCGACCGAAGTCGGGGCACGGCAGACTTTCGGCGCGGTCCGCCGTGCCGTTCGGGGACTTCCGTCGCGCGGTCGCGGACAGCGCGAAGGCGGGCCGGGGAGTTCTCCCGCCCCCGACCACCGCTGGGCGGTGCCCCGGACGGGCTGACCATGTCAGCCCGTCCGGCGTTTGAGGACGAGCGCGCCAGCGCGACAGGGGGGTCCGGGGGCGCAGCCCCCAGGGACGATGGGGTCCCCCCCCGGTCGAGCGAAGCCGAGAGTGGGGAGGGAAGGGGCGGCGGGGGCGGTCAAACCCCGCCGGGTCAGCCGCCGAGTTCCTGGTGGCGGGCGGCCAGCCGGTCCGCGCCGTCGTCCGTCAGGGCGCCGAACAGCCGCAGCCGGGAGATCCCGCCGTCGGGGTAGATGTCGACACGCGCGTGCGTCCCGACGGCCGCCGCGTCGAGCACGAACCGGTGGTTCGTGTCCGGCTGCAGCCGCGTCCGGGGCAGGACCTCCGTCCACTCCCCGTCCGAACCGTCCCGCACCGAAACGGCCGCCCACCCCGCCGCGTTGCCCTTCAGGTACGCCGTGTCGATCTCGACCGCACGGATCTCGGACCGCGCCACGAGCCGGTAGCGGATCCAGTCGTTGCCCCGGTCGCGCCGCCGCCGGGTCTCCCAGCCGTCGTCCATCTTGCGCGAACGCCCCGGCTGGATGGTGTTGGTGGGGGGCGAGTAGAAGCGGTTGGACGCGTCCTCGACCTGGCCGCCGTTCTCCAGGGCGACCACGTCGAAGGTACCGAGGACCGACAGCCACCGCGGGTCCGGTACGACCTCGCCGTACACACGCAGGCGCGCGATGCCGCCGTCGGGGTGCTGGTTGACGCGCAGGTGGGTGAAACGCTGCTCCACGTCGACGGCGAACCCGTTGGCGGCGTGGCCGCCGACCTCCGTACGCGGGACGAGGGTGGTCCACTTGACGTCGTCCGCGAGGAGCTCCTCGGGGGACGGGGAGCCGGGTACCGAGACGCCCTCGACGGACACGGCCTGCGGGTAGTTGCCCCGGAAGTGGGCGGTGTCGACGACGACGCCGCGTACGACACCGGGGGCACCGAGGCGGACCAGCGCCCAGTCGTGGTCGTCGGCGGTGGGCCACGGATGGTCGGCACGGGCACCGCGCCGGCGCCGGGTCTCCCAGCCGTCCATGATCTTGCCCTTGTGGCCGAAGTGCTCGGGGTCGAACTCGGCGGGCCCGGGCAGCAGCAGGTTCTCGCGCTGGGCGAAGAACTCGTCGTTGGCGGCGACGACCCCGGCGCCGAGCTGCCGGTCGGCGAGGTTGGCGTACTGGGTGAAGGGGAAGTCGGCGGTGCGGTGGTCCGCGTACGGGTCACCGCCTCCGTAGGGGTTCGCGTCGCCGGTGAAACGAGCCAAAGGGGATCGCTGCTGCTCGGTCACGTGATCAGGTCTTCCTTTCGGGGGCGGGGTCTAGGTCCGGATCGGGATCGGAGTCCGGGTCCGGATCGGGATCGGAGTCCGGGTCCGGGTCCGGATCGGGATCGGGATCGGGATCGGAGTCCGGGTCCGGGTCCGGGGCGGGGTCGGCGCCGCCGCGGATGCGGACGG belongs to Streptomyces sp. V3I8 and includes:
- a CDS encoding GntR family transcriptional regulator, translated to MDPTAPLQLSVDRNSPVPLYFQLAQQLEAAIERGALTPGNLLGNEIELAARLGLSRPTVRQAIQSLVDKGLLVRRRGVGTQVLHSQVKRPLELSSLYDDLEAAGQRPTTRVLVNTVVPASAEVAASLSVAEGSEVHRVERLRLAHGEPMAYLCNHLPLGLLELDSAQLEATGLYRLMRVAGITLHSARQSVGARAATVPEAERLDEPAGAPLLTMQRTTFDDTGRAVEFGSHTYRASRHSFEFQLLVRP
- a CDS encoding Gfo/Idh/MocA family oxidoreductase codes for the protein MRIGLIGTGRIGTFHATALSRHREVGGSLIVTDADPARARRLADRLGATAAPGVDEIFTWGVDAVVITAATSAHGELIGRAARAGLPVFCEKPIALDLAGTLTAIAEVEAAGTILQMGFQRRFDSGYTAAREAVRSGRLGRLHTVRAMTSDQSPPPAEHLPLSGGLYRDTLVHDFDMLRWVTGREVTEVCAMGSDAGPAMFREAGDIDTAAAVLTLDDGVLATATATRMNGAGYDVRMELAGELDQIGAGLDDRTPITSTEPAGPPAATKPWTGFLERFGPAYEAELHAFVEVVRGERANPCDGREALHALRIAEACEVSRRGRRSVPLAEIPGGRD
- a CDS encoding response regulator transcription factor, which translates into the protein MTPIRLLLVDDDPLVRAGLSLMLGGADDLEIVGEAADGSEVEAAVDRTRPDVVLMDIRMPTVDGLTATERLRAREDAPEVIVLTTFHADEQVLRALRAGAAGFVLKDTPPAEILDAVRRVAAGDPVFSPTVTRQLMAHAAGSGPGNRRTSARTRVAALNDREREVAVAVGRGRSNAEIAAGLFMSVATVKTHVSRILAKLALNNRVQIALLTYDAGLLEQDDR
- a CDS encoding sensor histidine kinase, with amino-acid sequence MPIVSRTEPPQQQSPNLPVRRWFLPSAVTSALDPDHTDRKGRPRRTARDWAVDLACFLLAVAVGLLGADQTNGDPNIPHAVEVLDQWLGAFACAAVWLRRRWPVGLAVAMVPVCFLSNTAGGAGLVALFTLAVHRPFRYVAWAGGAQLALLPFFFWWRPDTDLPYAVVVGLGVLLALAVVSWGMLARSKRQLMLSLRDRARRAETEAALRAEQAQRLAREAIAREMHDVLAHRLTLLSVHAGALEIRPDAPRAEVARAAGVIRESAHEALQDLREIIGVLRAAGDDDEAGRPQPTLAALEGLVAESREAGMKVTLDNQVVDAAAVPASVGRTTYRIIQECLTNARKHAPGAEVTVTVSGAPGTGLTLRVRNPPPPGDVPPVPGSGQGLIGCAERATLTGGHLDHGVEAGGGFLVHAWLPWN
- the alc gene encoding allantoicase, giving the protein MTEQQRSPLARFTGDANPYGGGDPYADHRTADFPFTQYANLADRQLGAGVVAANDEFFAQRENLLLPGPAEFDPEHFGHKGKIMDGWETRRRRGARADHPWPTADDHDWALVRLGAPGVVRGVVVDTAHFRGNYPQAVSVEGVSVPGSPSPEELLADDVKWTTLVPRTEVGGHAANGFAVDVEQRFTHLRVNQHPDGGIARLRVYGEVVPDPRWLSVLGTFDVVALENGGQVEDASNRFYSPPTNTIQPGRSRKMDDGWETRRRRDRGNDWIRYRLVARSEIRAVEIDTAYLKGNAAGWAAVSVRDGSDGEWTEVLPRTRLQPDTNHRFVLDAAAVGTHARVDIYPDGGISRLRLFGALTDDGADRLAARHQELGG